A genomic stretch from Komagataeibacter xylinus includes:
- the gshB gene encoding glutathione synthase: MSRPLKVAVQMDPLGAIDINGDSTFAMMLEAQARGYELFVYQVEALSLSEGRASPQGHRTDRVSARARPVTVQRRAGDHATFGPEQVIDLAGMDVILMRQDPPFDMAYITATHILEHIHGIGPDRALVVNNPAAVRNAPEKILVTHYPDLMPPTLVTWDVKAILEFRAKWRDIIVKPLFGNGGAGVFRIREDDPNLNALLEMHFARSREPLMIQRYEPAVRRGDKRIILVDGQPVGAIDRIPAEGETRSNMHVGGRPVRAELTARDREICNAIGPMLREQGLIFVGIDVIGEWLTEINVTSPTGLQEIDRFDGINTAGLIWDAITSRLVAGGVNA; encoded by the coding sequence ATGTCACGCCCCCTGAAGGTTGCCGTCCAGATGGACCCGCTTGGTGCCATCGACATCAATGGTGATTCGACATTTGCCATGATGCTCGAGGCGCAGGCCAGGGGGTATGAACTGTTTGTCTATCAGGTCGAGGCGCTGAGCCTGAGCGAGGGGCGCGCCAGCCCGCAGGGCCACCGCACGGACCGCGTGAGCGCGCGCGCCCGCCCGGTTACGGTGCAGCGCAGGGCGGGCGATCACGCCACTTTCGGCCCCGAGCAGGTGATCGACCTTGCAGGCATGGACGTGATCCTGATGCGTCAGGACCCGCCATTCGACATGGCCTACATTACCGCTACCCATATTCTCGAGCACATCCACGGCATCGGCCCCGACCGCGCGCTGGTGGTGAACAACCCCGCCGCCGTGCGCAACGCGCCCGAGAAGATCTTGGTCACGCATTACCCCGATCTCATGCCCCCCACGCTGGTGACATGGGATGTGAAGGCGATACTGGAATTCCGCGCGAAATGGCGCGACATCATCGTCAAGCCCCTGTTTGGCAACGGGGGCGCTGGCGTATTCCGCATCCGTGAGGATGACCCCAACCTCAATGCCCTGCTGGAAATGCACTTCGCCCGCTCACGCGAGCCGCTGATGATCCAGCGTTACGAACCCGCCGTGCGCAGGGGCGACAAGCGCATCATCCTTGTTGATGGCCAGCCCGTGGGTGCGATCGACCGCATCCCCGCCGAGGGCGAGACCCGCTCGAACATGCATGTGGGCGGCAGGCCGGTCAGGGCGGAGCTGACCGCGCGCGACCGCGAGATCTGCAACGCGATTGGCCCCATGCTGCGCGAGCAGGGGCTGATTTTTGTCGGAATTGACGTGATCGGGGAATGGTTGACCGAGATCAATGTCACATCGCCGACCGGCCTGCAGGAAATTGACCGTTTTGACGGCATCAATACCGCAGGCCTGATATGGGATGCGATCACATCCCGTCTGGTCGCAGGCGGCGTGAACGCGTAG